The nucleotide window TACCTTAATTGATTGGATGCCCTTTCACACATAGGTAAGACTGGTCTATGGATATATCTTCTGACACTGGCCTCATTGAGGCTGCGAAGAACAATCCGGAGCATTTTGGACTTCTCTATGAAAAATATAGCGAGAAGGTGTTCAATTTTTTCTATTTTCATGTCAATTTCCGCCGTGACGTAGCTGAAGATCTCCGGCAGGAAACATTTTTAAAAGCATTCACCAAAATCTCACAGTTTTCATTTACAAACAATACATCGTCATACCTCACCTATCTTTTGACGATTGCCCACAATCTACTGGTAAATTATTACCGCGATTGCGAAAAGACTATTTCACTTGATGAGAGGCCGGAATTAGTGGAAGGTGTCACAATGTCACTGGAAGCACATCTCGATATTGAAGTGATCAAAAAAGTAGTTCATGAACTTCCTTTGTATGAAAAGGAAATTTTCTTGTTGCGATATGAGATCCAGCTATCGATCACAGAAATTGCTCAAGCAATCCAGAAGACGGAAAATGCCGTTAAACTCATGCTTTCCCGTGCTCGCAAGAAGCTTGCACAGCACCCCTCACTTAAAGATATGGTCGTTTTGCAGCATGGATATAATCATTCGTAACGAGCATGTATCATGCTTCATTGACAGTGTTGGTGATTCACTAAATACCTCAGGCGATTGATGACACGTTTTTGTTCGCGAGGTGTTACATAGAGTATTAGAAGGCGTTAGGCGGCAAGGAGGTCGACCTCGCTGGCAAACCTAATCGGCAGTTCATTCATAACTTAATTCATAACTATAAGTGTTAGTCACTAGAAGGAGTTTCGAATATGACCACCATCATTGCGTTCAGTCATTTATATGAAAGGGCGTATGAATCAGTTGCAATGCTGCTCCGGCAACGTATTCGATCAGATTATGATGACAATTAGGTATAGGAAATACCACAATCCTTTCATGGTTTCTTACAATTCGACGCCAGTATCAAAACTTCTTCAAGAAGTTATTCTATGCCCCCTATCAGGGCATACCACGCGAGCACAGCATTGCTCGATGCCGCATGATAAAGCGCGGCAGATTCTAAGACAAGAGACATAATCCCGTTATCAACACCCATGGATAACGGGATTTGTCTATTTATGATAGGATATTCGTATATTCCATGACGTTGTATGAACACCTTTTTTCAAAAAAGCAGTATAGGCATCCTTGTGTGCGCACTCTGCTGGAGCGGTGTGCAGAGTACGGATGCACAAACAGCGTTTCATTTTTCATCTTCCAAACAAACGGTCAGAGAGCTTCGCGAAACTACCGTACTGCGGTGGGATGCAACAGCGCTTGATGCTGATTATTGCGAGGCTTCCGGATTTTGGAAAGGAAAGAAAGCTT belongs to Patescibacteria group bacterium and includes:
- a CDS encoding sigma-70 family RNA polymerase sigma factor, whose translation is MDISSDTGLIEAAKNNPEHFGLLYEKYSEKVFNFFYFHVNFRRDVAEDLRQETFLKAFTKISQFSFTNNTSSYLTYLLTIAHNLLVNYYRDCEKTISLDERPELVEGVTMSLEAHLDIEVIKKVVHELPLYEKEIFLLRYEIQLSITEIAQAIQKTENAVKLMLSRARKKLAQHPSLKDMVVLQHGYNHS